The window CACCCCGCTCATGCGTCACCTGCGCACCTCCGGCGCCTTCGCCGTCCGCATCGGACCCACCCCCGCCTACCGCCGCTGGGACGCGGCCACCGCCAAGTCCGGCGCCGGGCCCGGCCGGCAGATATCCGACGTCCTCGCCACCGAGGTCGACCCGGTGGGCGCGGCCCTCGCCGACCGGCTGCGCACCCGGGGCTGGACGCGCTGCGGCGGCGAGGACGACGGCGACGCGCAGCCCCGGCACGTCTTCCGCGTACCGCTGGCCGGCCGCACCCTCGACGACGTGTGGGCGGGCCTCAACCAGGAATGGCGGCGCAACGTCCGCAAGGCCGAGAAGGCCGGTGTGCAGACGGTCATCGGCACCTTCGCGGACCTGCCCGAGTTCTACCGGCTGCTGCGCATCACCGAGGAGCGCGACGGATTCAGGCTCGGCCGCTCCCTCGCCTACTACGAGCAGCAGTACAAGGTCCTCAACGAGGAGGAGCCCGGCCGAATGCGGCTCTACCTGGGCGTCCACCAGGGGGAGATCCTCGCCGCCCACACGATGATCACCGCCGGGAAGCGGGTCTGGTACCAGACCGGCGCCTCCGCCGACCACCGGCGCGAAGTGCGGCCCAGCAACGCCCTGCAGTGGCGCATGATGTCCGACGCCCATGCCCTCGGGGCGGAGGAGTACGACATGCGCGGGGTACCCTCCACCCTCGACCCCTCGGCGCGTTCGTACGGTCTGCTGCGCTGGAAGCTCGGCACCGGCGGGCAGGTCGTCGAGACACTGGGAGAGTGGGAGACAGCGATGGACGGAGTCGCCAACACGGCGCTCTACAAGGCGTTCCAGGCATATCTGGCCCGCCGGTGACAGCCACGCACACCGGAACCGATGCCGAGACCGACACCGCCCCGGGCACCGGCACCGCCCACGGCACCGGCACCGGAGCGGGCGCCCCGGACACCGGCAGCGCCGGCACCGGCGCCACACCGGCGAAGACCTCGGTGCTGCGCAGCGGCGCGCTCATGGCGGCCGGTTCCATCGTCTCCCGCGCCACCGGCTTCGTCCGCTCCGCCGTCGTCGTCGCGGCGCTGGGCACCGGACTCCTCGGTGACGGTTACGCCGTCGCCAACACGGTCCCGAACATCATCTACATGCTGCTCATCGGCGGCGCGCTCAACGCCGTCTTCGTGCCCGAACTCGTCCGGGCCGCCAAGGAGCACGCGGACGGCGGATCCGCCTACACCGACCGCCTGCTCACCGCCTGCACCGCGGCCCTCGTCGCGCTCACCGCCGTCGCGGTCCTCGCCGCCCCGGTGATCGTCTCGGTGTACACCCCCTACAGCGGGGCCCAGGCGAGCACCACCGTGGCCCTGGCCCGGTACTGCCTGCCGCAGATCCTCTTC is drawn from Streptomyces sp. NBC_01232 and contains these coding sequences:
- a CDS encoding lipid II:glycine glycyltransferase FemX encodes the protein MCALLVNPAQQDRDQDRGLRVRTLSMSEYQAFLSRHGGASFLQYPSWARVKDLWRSEKVGWHYPDGEIQGAGLVLYRQFPGTRKYFAYLPEGPVADWSDPHIDRWLTPLMRHLRTSGAFAVRIGPTPAYRRWDAATAKSGAGPGRQISDVLATEVDPVGAALADRLRTRGWTRCGGEDDGDAQPRHVFRVPLAGRTLDDVWAGLNQEWRRNVRKAEKAGVQTVIGTFADLPEFYRLLRITEERDGFRLGRSLAYYEQQYKVLNEEEPGRMRLYLGVHQGEILAAHTMITAGKRVWYQTGASADHRREVRPSNALQWRMMSDAHALGAEEYDMRGVPSTLDPSARSYGLLRWKLGTGGQVVETLGEWETAMDGVANTALYKAFQAYLARR